TGTCGCGCGGGGTGTTTGCGTGACCGGTCGTGATCGAGCCGTCATGGCCGGTGTTCATCGCCTGGAGCATGTCCAGGGCTTCCCCGCCTCTGCACTCCCCCACGATGATGCGGTCGGGCCTCATCCGGAGCGAGTTTCGCACCAGGTCCCGGATGGTGATCGACCCCGTTCCTTCGATGTTCGGGGGGCGCGCCTCCAGGATGATGACATGGGGTTTCATCAGCTTGATTTCGGCGGCGTCCTCGATGGTGACGATTCGCTCCTCGTCCGGAATGAACTGGGAAAGGGCGTTCAGCAGAGTGGTCTTGCCCGAGCCGGTTCCCCCGGACACGATGATGTTCATTCTCCGGATCACGGCCTCCCGCAGATAGTCCGCGGCCTCCCTCGACACGGTGCGAATCCCGATGAGCTCGTCCAGGGAGAACGGCTCGCATCGAAATTTCCGGATCGTGAGACAGGGACCGGAAAGACAGACAGGAGGGATGATGGCGTTGATCCGGGATCCGTCCGGGAGACGCGCATCCACATAGGGCGATGACTCGTCGAGCCGCCGGTTCACCCGGGATACCATCCGGTCGATCGTCCCCCGGAGCGTCTCGTCGCTCAGGAAGGCGATGCCGGTCGGAACCAGTTTCCCCCCCTTTTCGATGTAAATGGAATGTTTCCCGTTCACCATGATTTCCGTCACCCCGGAGTCGGAAAGAAACGGGGTGATGGGACCATAGGCGAACAGTTCGTCCAGGATTCCCTTCCGGAGGATTTCTTTCTCCTCGTCCGGCAAAAGCATCCCTTTCAGTTCGGTGCGAAGATACTGCTCCGCTCGTTCCTTCATCGATTCTTCCCCTTCCGAGATGCGGCCCGTGTTGCGGGAATCCA
The Candidatus Deferrimicrobiaceae bacterium genome window above contains:
- a CDS encoding CpaF family protein, with product MAAEHRKSLHQKVVSLLDSRNTGRISEGEESMKERAEQYLRTELKGMLLPDEEKEILRKGILDELFAYGPITPFLSDSGVTEIMVNGKHSIYIEKGGKLVPTGIAFLSDETLRGTIDRMVSRVNRRLDESSPYVDARLPDGSRINAIIPPVCLSGPCLTIRKFRCEPFSLDELIGIRTVSREAADYLREAVIRRMNIIVSGGTGSGKTTLLNALSQFIPDEERIVTIEDAAEIKLMKPHVIILEARPPNIEGTGSITIRDLVRNSLRMRPDRIIVGECRGGEALDMLQAMNTGHDGSITTGHANTPRDMLRRLETMVLLSGVEIPVKAIREQIASAIDILVHMSRMRDGRRAVTSITEVTGMSESQILLQEIFRWEEEKGTFGEGKLSGTDIPSKFLPYA